TCATCTTCGATGTCTATGGAACACTGTTGATCAGTGGCAGTGGTGAAGTCGGTGCCGCCGTCGATCCGCCCACCGTCGATGATCCCGCATCTGATGCAGGCGTTGGCGAACGGCTGGATCCGGTTCGGCGTGCCATTGGTGCGGTTTGTGGCGTCGATGTTCCGGTGGTTTCCAAGCAGGGTTTGATCGAAACGATCGTCCATGAAAACGATGCGCACCGGGGGGCCGAGCGTCCGAACCCCGAAGTCGAAATCTTGGACATCTGGGACAAGTTTTTGAACCGCCAAGAAATTCGTTCCCTTTGCGGGGTTTCGCATTGGGATGCCCGTGTGGTGTCGGAAGTTGCGGCACGTTACGAGTCGATCGCGAACCCGACATGGCCGATGCCGTCGGCCGCGAAGGTGATTACGGAGCTCCGGAACCGGGATTTTCGCTTAGGAATCGTCAGCAATGCCCAGGTTTTCACGATCGACTTGGTGCAGGCCCTTTCCGACGCTGCGTTGGCCGATGGCCCCTTCGATCTTGATCTGTGCGTGTTTTCAAACCGTTTTCGGCAATCCAAGCCGGGGCCCCGACTGTTCGATGTGCTGGTTCGCGCGATGGAAAAAGCCGGGATCGCACCGGAGCAAGCGGTCTACGTCGGCAATGACATGCTGAACGACGTTTGGGCGGCCGGCAACGCGGGACTGAAAACGGCCTGGTATGCGGGTGATCGTCGTAGCTTGCGTGATCGCGCCAACGATCCGCGTTGTCGTGACAAAATCCCCGATCTCGTAGTGACCGAATTGACGCAGTTGTTAGATTGTCTTGGCTAGACGGTCGGAGCACCGAACGACGCTGTAGGAATCTGGCGGATCCTGACGGCCGAATTCAACCGAGGAGCCTTTGCGACCAAGGTGTCGGTGAGGGCAACGCCGAA
The DNA window shown above is from Crateriforma spongiae and carries:
- a CDS encoding HAD family hydrolase, yielding MNHSNETLSAVVQHQVPMDPLPTSVRPSLKPLRSIRAVIFDVYGTLLISGSGEVGAAVDPPTVDDPASDAGVGERLDPVRRAIGAVCGVDVPVVSKQGLIETIVHENDAHRGAERPNPEVEILDIWDKFLNRQEIRSLCGVSHWDARVVSEVAARYESIANPTWPMPSAAKVITELRNRDFRLGIVSNAQVFTIDLVQALSDAALADGPFDLDLCVFSNRFRQSKPGPRLFDVLVRAMEKAGIAPEQAVYVGNDMLNDVWAAGNAGLKTAWYAGDRRSLRDRANDPRCRDKIPDLVVTELTQLLDCLG